One part of the Lotus japonicus ecotype B-129 chromosome 2, LjGifu_v1.2 genome encodes these proteins:
- the LOC130736594 gene encoding uncharacterized protein LOC130736594, whose product MWGVDILGPFTPAGAQVKFVLVAVDYFTKWIEAESMAKITAEKVKMFYWTKIICRFGVPATVVFDNGTQFTSKKVRDLCEEMRIEMRKAKGPTDSKLTPNWEGPYRILRDLGHGAYHLEELSRRRIPRAWNAQHLRYYYS is encoded by the exons atgtggggcgtTGATATTCTGGGACCATTCACTCCAGCTGGGGCTCAAGTCAAGTTCGTTTTGGTAGCAGTAGATTATTTCACAAAATGGATTGAAGCGGAGTCCATGGCGAAGATTACAGCTGAGAAGGTTAAGATGTTTTATTGGACGAAAATAATTTGCAGGTTTGGAGTGCCAGCAACagttgtctttgacaatggaaCACAATTTACAAGTAAGAAAGTCAGAGATTTATGTGAGGAGATGAGAATTGAAATGAG AAAGGCGAAGGGCCCTACTGATTCAAAGCTAACACCAAATTGGGAAGGGCCGTACAGAATTTTGCGTGATTTGGGACATGGGGCTTACCACCTTGAGGAGTTATCTAGGCGCAGGATTCCCAGGGCATGGAACGCGCAACACTTGCGTTATTACTACAGTTGA
- the LOC130738274 gene encoding pentatricopeptide repeat-containing protein At1g12300, mitochondrial-like has translation MSSSLLLRLKRSSFLFSFHSHSHSHSHSRFHSSFHNPGDAVSHFNRMLQMRSTPPIFEFGKVLTFLVKTEHYSTAISLSRQMESSGIAPNIVTLNILINCHCYLGQTTSAFSVLANILKRGFQPTTITLNTLIKGLCLHSNVHRALQFHDVVLAQGFRLDQVSYGTLINGLCKMGETSAALELLRRIEGRGIKPNVVMYNTIIDSLCKDKLVSHACNLYSEMIVKGISPDVVTYSALVYGFCIVGQLKQAIGLLDEMVLKNIDPDVYTYSTLVDALGKEGKVREAKNMLAVMIKQGVKPDVVTYSSLMDGYCLVNEVNKAQDVFNAMAQRGVTPNVQSYNILINGLCKIKMVDEALNLLAEMDYKKVVPDTVTYNSLIDGLCKTERVSHAWELLDEMHVRGQPANIITYTSLVDALCKSHHVDKAIALIKKIKDQGIQPNVRTYTILLDGLCKEGRLKDAQEVFQDLVIKGHHIDVHTYSVMINGLCKEGLFDEALALLSKMENEGCIPNAITFEIIIRSLFEKGENDKAEKLLHDMIARGLLEK, from the coding sequence ATGTCGTCGTCATTGTTGTTAAGGTTGAAGCGCTCTTcgtttcttttttcctttcactctcactctcactctcactctcactctcgctTTCATTCTTCCTTTCACAATCCTGGTGACGCCGTCTCACACTTCAATCGCATGCTTCAAATGCGTTCTACCCCACCCATCTTCGAATTCGGCAAGGTTTTAACTTTCCTCGTCAAGACGGAGCATTACTCCACCGCTATATCCCTTTCTCGCCAAATGGAATCTAGTGGAATTGCGCCAAACATTGTTACTCTCAACATCCTCATCAATTGCCACTGCTACCTAGGTCAAACCACTTCAGCCTTTTCTGTATTGGCCAACATTCTCAAGAGGGGTTTTCAGCCAACTACCATCACTTTGAATACTCTCATCAAAGGTCTCTGTCTTCACAGCAATGTTCACAGAGCTCTGCAATTTCATGATGTCGTGCTGGCTCAGGGGTTTCGGTTGGATCAAGTCAGTTACGGGACCTTGATCAATGGGCTATGTAAAATGGGTGAAACAAGTGCTGCTTTGGAGTTGCTTAGGCGGATTGAAGGGCGAGGGATTAAACCTAATGTGGTAATGTACAACACCATCATTGATAGCCTGTGTAAAGATAAACTTGTAAGTCATGCTTGCAATTTATATTCTGAAATGATTGTCAAGGGAATATCTCCTGATGTTGTCACTTACAGTGCTTTAGTGTATGGCTTTTGCATTGTTGGTCAATTGAAACAAGCAATTGGGTTGCTAGATGAAATGGTATTGAAAAACATAGACCCAGATGTTTATACTTATAGTACATTGGTCGATGCTTTAGGTAAGGAAGGGAAGGTGAGAGAAGCTAAGAACATGTTAGCTGTGATGATTAAACAAGGTGTGAAACCTGATGTTGTTACTTATAGTTCCTTGATGGATGGGTATTGCCTAGTTAATGAAGTGAATAAAGCCCAAGATGTATTCAATGCTATGGCTCAGAGGGGAGTGACTCCTAATGTTCAGAGCTACAATATCTTAATCAACGGACTATGTAAGATTAAAATGGTTGATGAAGCCTTGAATCTCCTTGCAGAAATGGATTACAAAAAGGTTGTTCCTGATACAGTTACCTACAATTCTCTTATTGATGGTTTATGCAAAACAGAGAGAGTCTCTCATGCTTGGGAGCTTCTTGATGAGATGCATGTTAGAGGTCAACCAGCCAATATAATCACCTACACTTCTTTGGTAGATGCTTTATGCAAAAGCCACCATGTTGACAAGGCAATTGCACTAATCAAGAAAATTAAAGACCAGGGTATTCAGCCGAATGTGCGCACATACACAATACTTCTAGATGGACTATGTAAAGAAGGAAGACTCAAGGATGCACAAGAAGTTTTTCAGGATCTTGTGATTAAAGGCCATCATATAGATGTCCATACATATAGTGTTATGATCAATGGTCTTTGTAAAGAAGGCTTGTTTGATGAAGCGTTGGCTTTATTGTCAAAAATGGAAAATGAGGGTTGTATCCCTAATGCTAtaacttttgaaataattattcgTTCACTCTTTGAAAAAGGTGAGAATGACAAGGCTGAGAAACTCCTTCATGACATGATTGCTAGAGGTCTACTCGAAAAATAA